Within the Gossypium raimondii isolate GPD5lz chromosome 12, ASM2569854v1, whole genome shotgun sequence genome, the region TTATAGCTCTGTAGGAGTATTTAACAAAGGTTAATGCTTGTTTTTAGAGCCACAAGTAACACTAAACAGACAACTTGAAGTGGttttaaacccaaaaacaaaagcAGTTTCGACAAACACGCTTTTAGAAATAAGGgacaattttaatctttataaaatattttatataatatttatattgggtATGTAATTACTTTCCCATTAAAAttggttatattttaatatttaaaatatagtttatatattcaatttaattttataaataataataatttattgttttaaaacttttaaaattatatttcatatattaaaatattaactacaaattataataaattatttttatattcttactaaaatctcataatattaactaatttgaacattatttaaatacatatttgttactttatgtctaaaatgaacattttatttctcaatagtaatactaaaaatacttttcaaaagaatatatataggtgaatatatatattataagaaatCTATGGCTATATAtaggtgaatatatatatatatatatcattcctAAGAGAATATAAGAAATCTATGGCTATATAtaggtgaatatatatattataagaaaaaattaaattaattgttctattattaaatgaatctCTGCATtattaacaacaacaaaataatactaaatttcAACTGAATTAACATTTAgaaagattttttaattttgatgattgtgCCAAATTTCAACGGAAATACTTGGGGGGGGGGTACTTTcacatatatttgaaaacagaaaacagaAGCCAAGGGTGGAAGTTGGACAGTCAAAGACGATAAAAAACATGAATTACCGTACGTACTTTATGGGGATAGTTGATTGTTGGTAGGGTTGACATGACTTAGACTTGAGGAGGTGTTAGGAATTATTAGGATTGACGAAATTAAAGCTTACCTGTTTCTGGTGACAAGTTTGGTAAGAAATTCCCATAGCCGGTGGTTCTTGCATATGACGAGGCAAATCGTCCGGCTGATGTGCTCGTACCAGCATGCCAATGATGTACAAAATGCCATCACCGGCCACACTCGTCGGGGCGCTAATTTTCTCATTACATATTGTGTTGCTGCTTCACCCTTTGGCACCAAAAAGTATGGCTGCCAACATTTTTCATGCATATTAATTgccaactcttttttttttttaacctaaGATTggtaaaaaggggaaaagaaatTTACCGGTGTAAGTAGGGTTAAAGACTTGATGGAACCAGGGTGTTTTACAGCTAAAGCAAGGGCTAAGATACAGCCTAAAGAATGAGCCACAATGTGAAAAGATTTAACCTCGTATGCTTCCAGCACTGATTTTTCAATCATGCCCACATGTTCTCTTAAGGTGTAGAGTGAATCAGCTGGCTTTGGACTTCTCCCAAAACCCAAAAGATCAACCGCTAAGAACCTGTAAGTTGATTTAGCAGTGTCTGAAAAGTTGGGAAATAAAGTTTCCGTCCAAAATGCTGATGATGAAATGAAGCCATGGATGAATATCACATCTTCTCGTGCTTTATTATCTGACAAATCACAAATAATATcttgagaaaaagtgaaaaaattaaTGGTAATATCATAATATGGTGAAATCATATATACCCTTTGGTCCCTGAGCCTTGACATAAAGTGTGTCTTTACTAGAAGATGTCCAAGAATTGCAAAATTTACAATCACAATCAGACCACGTAGGGATATGATGCAGTTGCCTACCGACCATCTTGCCTTGAAGCATTTCTACAATGATGGAGTTGATGGTAAATGTCGATCTCGTCGACCCTTTCTTTGTCTTGGCGGTGCCGTCTAACTTGAACTTCTTCAGCTCGTTAACGGTGAGTTTCGAGACCTCGGCCACTAACGAAGGGCGTGAATAAAGGGTATCCGATATGTCCTCCAGTTGCAACTTGCTTGAATTAAGGGAAACAATCTTGGATTCCCCTTGTTCGGAGACTAAGATCTTGCCGCTGCTAGTGATGGCCTCTTTAGCGGAGGAGCAATAACAAGGCCGCCACTCGGCTTCGATACAGAAATCGGCCACTTTGTAACCATAACATAAGATGAAATCAAGAAGGTCAAGAACAGAGAAGACAACGAAGCTCACAGCTTTATTCAAAACCCCTCCGATGAACTTTAAGACCGATCCCATTTTACACATTCCAGCCATTTTCAGAGAATCAAAAGTGTTGCAAGAACAATGTGAAGGCACTGATGGGGCTTTTGACAAGTAAAAATATTTGGGAAACAATTCAAAACTGTCTTAAAGCTGTAAACTCTTTCATCACTTCTTCTCTGTTTCACTCCTCCATCATATGCAAACTACACTGACATAAATAGGAAGCAAATGGCTGTATATATACGGGTTTTAGGTTAATCAATTTTCTGAAAATGGGTGCTGGAATACATTATAcatatacaataaaaaataaactaaaataaccgTAAACACAAAACCATAGCACGACATagtattatcaatttaaaatttgatataaatatataatattttaaacacaaaccaaTAATCACATGTAAGTCCACATTTTGTGTGATGAAATGGAAGCGTGTGGGAGAGCTTCTCTTAAAGGTTAATGAtagagaaagagagaagaaagGGTTGCCcaaattttgttacaacaatttgGCCAAGgaagaaactaaaaaaaaggtGGGTGGTGGTTCAACCGAATGAAGGAAGAAATGTTACACTTCTTCTCACATTACcctaaatttaaagatttttttgtttgagttttaatttggtTGGTTTTGTCCGTAGTGCGAGAGAATATAAGTTTAAGTATGTTCAAGCGTGTTTTATCTTCTTATTTGAGAGTTGGGTTGGGATTATGGATAGTTCTAAGTAATGGTGAGCTTTTGATTGAATCAAGTGAAAAGTTttcaactcaatttgaattttttttcaaattgagtcATCTGAAATACTATTCGAGTCGAGTTGTTAaatttattcgagttaaattaaaattttcaacttttagaattaaattaagttttactcACTCCTACTTTtaagaattgaataaaaaattatgtatttatatattatatatgtgttttttttgtatataataatgataataatcaaatattgatttctaaagttaattatttaaacgacAATTTCGcttttttacaacttttaaatattgatttattttcattccaCGTTCCTTTTTGGattttaactttcaaatgtTAAATACAACTTTTAGAACTAAACGTAATCCTTTTCctgtctttaaatattaaaattttctctcGTACGttgtttttctttcactttttcaacttttaaatattatcccATGCTTTTATGCCAATTGaatcaataaaactttaattttatttaatttaataaatttttttac harbors:
- the LOC105765353 gene encoding probable lysophospholipase BODYGUARD 3; this translates as MAGMCKMGSVLKFIGGVLNKAVSFVVFSVLDLLDFILCYGYKVADFCIEAEWRPCYCSSAKEAITSSGKILVSEQGESKIVSLNSSKLQLEDISDTLYSRPSLVAEVSKLTVNELKKFKLDGTAKTKKGSTRSTFTINSIIVEMLQGKMVGRQLHHIPTWSDCDCKFCNSWTSSSKDTLYVKAQGPKDNKAREDVIFIHGFISSSAFWTETLFPNFSDTAKSTYRFLAVDLLGFGRSPKPADSLYTLREHVGMIEKSVLEAYEVKSFHIVAHSLGCILALALAVKHPGSIKSLTLLTPPYFLVPKGEAATQYVMRKLAPRRVWPVMAFCTSLACWYEHISRTICLVICKNHRLWEFLTKLVTRNRVRTFLMEGFFCHTHNAAWHTLHNIICGTSTKLDRYLDVVRDRMKCDVNIFHGKDDEVIPLECSFNVQRKIPRARVKVVENKDHITIVVGRQKVFARELEEIWNRSSRSH